One stretch of Candidatus Bathyarchaeia archaeon DNA includes these proteins:
- a CDS encoding cobalamin biosynthesis protein → MVLLLGILLDIAIGDPSPNSPYASYYKIHPTVLMGNFIAALKPHLKNPNPQREKINGVLLGVATVLAFAVPTFLVLWAIWTYLGAINFWLGVIVYAVVGIVLVKFAVCIKLETDWAKAAAKAIQANDLTEARKYAHFSRRDSSNLGGPQIASAVIESMAENIIDFKFSPIIFYSLFGVTGAVAFRAINTLDGMVGFKDKENINLGWFSANLDHVVNFIPSRLTGILIIASAALLRKDHKTAWKIAKRDHSKTQSRNHGWPMAAMAGALHVQFEKPGKYILGDPTEPLNGDKILEALRIRDVSVVLCILMFLPVLVLVRLFVFPF, encoded by the coding sequence ATCGTCCTTCTCTTGGGTATCCTGCTAGACATTGCAATAGGTGACCCCTCCCCCAACAGCCCCTACGCTTCATACTACAAAATCCACCCCACCGTCCTAATGGGCAACTTCATCGCCGCCCTCAAACCCCACCTCAAAAACCCTAACCCCCAACGCGAAAAAATCAATGGTGTCCTCCTCGGGGTCGCTACGGTTTTAGCGTTTGCGGTGCCCACGTTTCTGGTGCTTTGGGCAATCTGGACATATCTGGGAGCAATCAACTTCTGGCTAGGCGTAATTGTCTACGCTGTGGTCGGCATCGTCCTAGTCAAGTTTGCCGTCTGCATCAAGCTGGAAACGGACTGGGCAAAAGCCGCAGCCAAAGCCATCCAAGCCAACGACCTCACCGAAGCACGCAAGTACGCACACTTTAGCCGCCGCGACAGCTCCAACCTCGGAGGTCCTCAAATTGCGTCTGCCGTCATCGAATCCATGGCAGAAAACATCATCGACTTCAAGTTTAGCCCCATCATATTCTACTCCCTATTTGGCGTCACTGGCGCCGTTGCTTTTCGTGCGATAAACACTCTTGACGGTATGGTGGGTTTCAAAGATAAAGAAAACATCAACCTTGGATGGTTTAGCGCCAACCTTGACCACGTCGTCAACTTCATCCCCTCACGCCTCACAGGCATCCTCATCATCGCCTCCGCCGCCCTGCTGAGAAAAGACCACAAAACCGCGTGGAAAATCGCCAAACGTGACCACAGCAAAACCCAAAGCCGCAACCACGGATGGCCCATGGCCGCCATGGCAGGCGCACTGCATGTGCAGTTTGAGAAGCCCGGCAAATACATCCTCGGCGACCCCACCGAACCTCTGAACGGAGACAAGATTCTGGAGGCACTGCGCATCAGGGACGTTTCAGTAGTTTTGTGCATTCTGATGTTTCTGCCTGTGCTGGTTTTGGTGAGGCTGTTTGTTTTTCCCTTCTAA
- a CDS encoding aldo/keto reductase — MQKRRLGRTGLEVSQVGFGGTWIAQLDAQETAKVVRTAFDLGITYFDTAKWDGDSEEKIGVALKEVRDKCVIATKTGSRTKRESLQDVKESLQRLQTDRLDILQLHGIDDERTLQKAMSEDGALQTCKLARREGLADFVGITSHRPRVLVKAIETGEFDTVLVPLNVVTRQALEELVPFAKAHDVGVMTMKPFFAKTSKLITCFYQPSLSLLSDEPELHTLLGPDADAMAQNALRFVLAQNVAVAIAGVKSVAEVKAAAKAGNEFTERTAEEKQRFTVTLDDYCRDCSLCLPCPQNVDIPAQLRFKALADVYGLERWAGKLAASLEVSPDRCNQCGSCEPKCPYRLPIMDMLEQLQKQDK; from the coding sequence TTCGAACCGCTTTTGATTTGGGAATCACGTATTTCGACACGGCGAAGTGGGACGGGGACAGCGAAGAAAAAATCGGCGTCGCCCTCAAGGAGGTACGCGATAAATGCGTCATAGCAACCAAAACGGGTTCCCGAACCAAACGGGAATCGCTGCAAGACGTGAAAGAAAGCCTCCAACGGCTGCAAACGGACCGCTTGGACATCCTGCAACTGCACGGCATAGACGACGAACGCACACTCCAAAAAGCCATGAGCGAAGACGGCGCGCTGCAGACATGCAAGTTGGCGCGGCGTGAAGGGTTGGCGGATTTTGTGGGCATCACAAGCCACCGACCCCGCGTGTTGGTGAAGGCTATTGAGACAGGCGAGTTTGACACTGTGCTGGTTCCACTTAACGTGGTCACGCGGCAGGCACTTGAAGAGCTTGTGCCCTTTGCAAAGGCTCACGATGTCGGCGTGATGACGATGAAGCCGTTTTTTGCCAAAACCAGCAAACTCATAACCTGCTTCTACCAGCCTTCACTTTCGCTACTCAGCGACGAGCCCGAACTGCACACACTACTGGGACCTGACGCGGATGCGATGGCACAAAATGCGTTACGGTTTGTTCTGGCACAGAACGTAGCGGTTGCAATTGCGGGCGTCAAATCCGTAGCAGAGGTAAAAGCAGCAGCCAAAGCGGGAAACGAATTCACGGAGCGCACAGCTGAGGAGAAACAACGCTTCACGGTCACGCTGGACGACTATTGCCGAGACTGCAGTTTATGCTTGCCATGCCCACAAAACGTGGACATCCCTGCCCAGTTGAGGTTTAAGGCTTTGGCTGACGTTTACGGATTGGAGAGGTGGGCTGGAAAACTTGCAGCGTCCCTTGAAGTTTCGCCAGACAGATGCAACCAATGCGGCAGTTGCGAGCCAAAATGCCCTTATAGGCTGCCGATTATGGACATGCTTGAGCAGTTGCAGAAGCAAGATAAGTGA
- a CDS encoding PQQ-binding-like beta-propeller repeat protein, whose protein sequence is MEFLNKQNSLSKKNGTTKLFTVTLILLLTLPVIAVSIPATTAHDPPWTIETWSYVGVVPENVGVNQEMLIVFWPAEYPYTAQGAYGDRFTWNIEITKPNGEIDRMGPFISDPVGGSWTLYTPTQVGTYTVVAKMDEHTYTGLPDTTPSTIRSPEFVNDTALASQSDPVQFTVQEDPVAGYEETPLPDGYWTRPIYGANRNWYTVAGNWLGGAAQTNGTTTNFGYGLAPESAHVLWTRPFWSGGIMDTRTGSISYYTGLSYESYGAPNIIMEGKIYYTVEQPPREGFYCVDLYSGETVWFRNTTGAVTDTSGTGSFDNSGEIPYGDFAFGQIYNYDSPNQHGGFPYLWVTDTGKSRTWDMYDAYSGNYICSIANVSSSGTSVYGKDGSILYYNIAGSGANKRLTVWNTSRAIWYEPFFTSNYYWMWRPDLNSTFDGNNGFSLNVSVPNVSGSIMSVREGQYIIGGNAGKKNSTYTEQGNLWALSLEEGHEGQLLWETTFTPPETVDDQEIIRTPGYRDVSMGLVDPEDGVFFFEMPLSRERWCYSLTTGQLMWKSEPEAQFNFYGMSDFIYNGRLYSYGYSGELIAYDIPTGTVDWVWSAPDEGLGETFYQKTPLSLGCIADGKAYMYTSEHSPSVPLRRDANIWCVDLETGELMWKMSSWSTGTLVADERLVSYNLFDNAMYCFGKGPSATTVEVQDNVISAGEQIMITGTVTDQTPSGRLNTNGEVDFALAGTPAIADEDQEAWMEYLFQQRPMPEDAKGVTVKLTAIDPNCNTQVIGEVTSDMWGNYGMSWTPPVEGEYLIMAEFEGSKSYGSSSDSTYIVVGEAAAPVAQATATPNPAEPTLAPSTTTPQAPVSPSPSQAPQPTASMPTTTYVAVAVAVVIVAVAVAVLVLRRRK, encoded by the coding sequence GTGGAATTCTTAAATAAACAAAACAGTTTATCGAAAAAAAACGGCACAACAAAGCTATTCACTGTAACGCTGATTCTGCTGCTCACGTTGCCAGTCATTGCAGTAAGCATACCAGCGACAACGGCACATGACCCGCCGTGGACAATCGAAACTTGGTCCTACGTCGGAGTTGTTCCGGAGAATGTAGGTGTCAATCAAGAGATGCTTATCGTCTTTTGGCCAGCTGAATACCCCTACACCGCTCAAGGTGCTTACGGTGACAGGTTCACATGGAACATAGAAATCACCAAGCCAAATGGCGAAATAGATCGCATGGGACCATTCATCTCGGACCCCGTTGGTGGTAGCTGGACATTGTACACGCCAACCCAAGTCGGCACATACACTGTCGTTGCCAAAATGGATGAGCACACCTATACTGGGCTTCCCGATACGACGCCAAGCACCATACGCAGCCCTGAATTCGTAAACGACACTGCGTTAGCCAGTCAAAGTGACCCCGTCCAATTTACTGTCCAAGAGGACCCCGTTGCAGGCTACGAGGAGACGCCGCTTCCTGACGGTTACTGGACGCGCCCCATATATGGAGCTAACCGAAACTGGTACACCGTTGCAGGGAACTGGCTGGGAGGCGCCGCGCAGACAAATGGGACAACCACTAACTTTGGTTATGGTTTAGCCCCTGAGAGCGCACACGTTCTTTGGACACGTCCATTCTGGTCTGGAGGCATCATGGACACCCGAACAGGCAGCATAAGCTACTACACTGGACTCTCATACGAAAGCTACGGTGCACCTAACATAATCATGGAGGGAAAAATCTACTACACCGTTGAGCAACCGCCAAGAGAAGGCTTCTATTGCGTTGACCTCTACTCAGGAGAAACGGTATGGTTCCGCAACACTACAGGTGCAGTAACGGATACGTCGGGAACAGGAAGCTTTGATAATTCAGGAGAAATTCCCTATGGCGACTTTGCGTTTGGACAAATCTACAATTACGATTCGCCCAACCAGCACGGAGGCTTCCCTTACCTTTGGGTTACTGACACGGGCAAATCTCGAACGTGGGATATGTACGATGCATACTCGGGTAACTACATCTGCAGCATAGCCAACGTTTCGTCTTCGGGCACATCGGTTTACGGCAAGGACGGCAGCATACTCTACTACAACATTGCAGGTTCAGGTGCCAATAAACGGTTGACAGTATGGAACACTAGTCGAGCGATATGGTATGAACCGTTTTTCACCAGCAACTACTACTGGATGTGGCGCCCCGACCTTAACTCCACGTTTGATGGCAACAACGGCTTCTCGCTGAACGTTTCCGTACCCAACGTTTCAGGGTCAATAATGAGCGTTCGCGAAGGGCAATACATCATCGGCGGAAATGCAGGCAAGAAGAACAGCACCTACACCGAGCAGGGCAACTTGTGGGCGTTAAGCCTCGAAGAAGGCCATGAAGGGCAGTTGTTGTGGGAAACCACTTTCACGCCTCCTGAAACTGTTGATGACCAAGAAATCATCCGCACCCCTGGCTACCGAGATGTAAGCATGGGTTTGGTGGATCCTGAAGATGGCGTGTTCTTCTTTGAGATGCCTCTGTCAAGAGAGCGCTGGTGCTACAGTTTAACCACTGGGCAGCTGATGTGGAAGAGTGAACCTGAAGCGCAGTTTAACTTCTATGGCATGAGCGACTTCATTTACAACGGCAGACTCTACTCGTATGGCTACAGCGGCGAACTCATCGCTTACGACATTCCAACAGGAACGGTGGATTGGGTTTGGTCTGCGCCTGACGAGGGCTTAGGTGAAACCTTCTATCAGAAGACGCCCCTTTCGCTGGGATGTATTGCAGACGGCAAAGCGTACATGTACACTTCGGAGCACTCACCGTCAGTGCCGCTTAGACGCGACGCCAACATCTGGTGCGTAGACCTTGAGACTGGAGAACTGATGTGGAAGATGTCTTCGTGGTCCACTGGCACATTGGTTGCTGATGAACGGCTTGTAAGCTACAACCTGTTTGACAACGCAATGTACTGCTTTGGCAAGGGACCCAGCGCAACCACCGTAGAAGTGCAGGACAACGTGATTTCAGCTGGAGAACAAATAATGATCACCGGCACAGTCACAGACCAAACACCGTCAGGCAGGCTCAACACCAACGGAGAAGTAGACTTTGCTTTAGCAGGCACACCCGCAATTGCTGATGAAGACCAAGAAGCGTGGATGGAGTACCTGTTCCAGCAGCGCCCCATGCCCGAAGACGCAAAAGGAGTAACGGTGAAGCTGACAGCCATTGACCCCAACTGCAACACGCAGGTCATCGGCGAAGTAACCAGTGACATGTGGGGTAACTATGGAATGAGTTGGACTCCGCCTGTGGAAGGCGAATACTTAATCATGGCTGAATTTGAAGGCTCCAAATCCTACGGCAGCTCATCTGACTCAACCTACATAGTCGTCGGAGAAGCCGCAGCCCCCGTTGCTCAAGCCACTGCCACACCAAACCCCGCAGAGCCGACCTTGGCGCCGTCAACCACCACACCCCAAGCGCCTGTTTCGCCTTCGCCAAGCCAAGCCCCGCAACCCACCGCCAGCATGCCAACCACAACCTACGTAGCTGTCGCCGTAGCAGTCGTGATAGTTGCCGTTGCCGTCGCGGTTCTTGTCCTGAGAAGACGAAAATAA